DNA from Candidatus Cloacimonas acidaminovorans str. Evry:
AAGAGGATTATTAGACAATATAGCTTTTTATTCATTAGCTTTCCTAAAATACGCTGAATTTAATGTATTTTTTGGGGTTTTCCTTAATATCTTTAATGAGGGCATTGAGATTATCGGTTGCATTGGTGATTTTTTCATATAACTGCTTATCATTTAGTAATAAACCAGCAGTACCTGCGTTTTCGGTAAGGGCTTTGGCAGAACGATTCAAATTGGCAGAAAGAATTTTTAACGAATCCAAAGTAGCAGAAAGTTTCTCTATAGTTATGTTCCCTTCCACCAAAGTATTTTTTAAGGGTTCTTTATTTTCCGCTATAACTTCCTGCAGAGAAGAGGTTAAATCCTCAATTTTATTCACTGTAATAACGAGTTCCTGTTTTATTTCTTTAGCTAAATTGCCCATTTCAGTTACTGTGCCATCGGCATTTTGCACTAACTTTCGGGAACTTTGCAGTAAGCCATTGGGAGAATTAAGTAATTTAACCGTTTCATTCAATTCATCCAAGCCCGCAGATGCTTTACTAATCAATTCCATCATACCTTCCGGGGAAGTTCCCTGTTGCAATTTTTTTATATTTAGGGGATTTTTTCCATCTCCCGGAATAATGTTTAATGCCTTTCCACCCATCAAAGAACTGTCCGAAACCAGAAACCGTGTTCCTTCCGTTAAAATTATATCACTTCTGATATTAGCAGTTGTAATTACCTTATCTTTGCTCGCAGTTATGCTTTTTACTCTACCAACTTCCATTCCGCGATACATAACTTTATCGCCAACTTCCAAACCCATCACATTTGGAAAGGCAATTTTCAGTTCATAATGGGAACGGACTGCTAAACGACCGCTAAGCCAAAAATAACTAAAAACCAGAATCAGACAGATAACAATTGTCCAGATACCTGTTTTTATTTGCACGCTACGCAGGTTAGGATAGAATTTCTTCATTACCTTTTAGGTCTTCAGCTGTTTCTTTTCAGCAGCGGGGAAAAGGACATTATTCAGAATTAAACGATAGCCGGGTGAATTTTTATGCAGTTCTAATATGGTTTCCGGATCGCCAACTTTATGCTGATAATCCTCTGGATCATGACCACCGTAAAAAGTGAAAGTCCCTTTGCCAATATTGCCATGAATGTATTTAACTTCATTCTGACCGGGAACTTCCGCTAAAATAATCACACTTTTCTTTACCTTATCCTTGAAAAAAGAAGTGGTCTGACCCAGAAAACCGTTTATAACATTAGTATGACATTGCGTAAGCATTGTGGGAACAGGATCATACTTGGCGCTGAAATCAAAAAGCTGAAAATAATCCGCTTCGGGACCTCTTAAACTGGAATAATCGCTGGCATCTATATCGGAAAATTCATATTCATAAGGATTGGGACGCAAAGTAAAATTTTCAAAGGCAAAAGTGCGGGAAAAATCCAGTTTACTTTGATACTGAGGGTCTATGCCATCACCGTCAATAGCGGCATCTACAATATCTACATCTTTGGCTGCTAAGGCAATATCATAAGTATCGGTAGCAGCACACATAGCAAACATAAAACCACCGTTTATTACATAGTTGCGTATCTTTTCCGCTACTGCATGCTTCAATTGCCAAACCTTGGCAAAATTATGTTTAGCAGCCATTGCTTCATTTACACGTACATCATTTTGATACCAGCTGGTATTTCTATAAGAACCATAAAACTTGCCATACTGACCTGTAAAATCCTCATGGTGTAAATGCAGCCAATCATATTCCGGAAGCTTGCCTCCTAAAACTTCATCATCCCAAACACGGTCATAATCAATTTCCGCATAATCCAAAGCCATAGTTACTGCATCATCCCAGGGAAGAGCATTAGGAGGTATATAAACCGCTATTTTAGGTTCTTTTTCCAGGGCTATGCTTTCCATATTATTCGCCTGAATTTCCATTAAAATTGCCGCTACATCAGAAGAAGAAACATTTTCATAACGCACACCCCGAATGTTACAAAGAGCAGTTAAACTTTCGGAATCGGGAAAAAGAAAACTTCCTCCCCGATAGTTTAAAAGCCATCTGCCAACAAGATGTTCTTTCAGACCCGCAAAGGCAATGCCATAGGCCTTTAGATGGTTGGTCTGCGTGTTATCCATAGGGATTAAAATATCAGCAGATAAAGGTATTATAGTAAAACTGCTAAACACTATTAAGCATAGCAGAATAACTGATATCCTTTTTCCTCCAACACACACCAACGCTTTTCTAAACAAGGATTTATCCTCCTTAATTTAATTCCTGCTTATATAAAGCTATTTTTATGTCATAAAACGCATAAATGTCTTCTGCTGTCAAGATAAATCTCACAAACAACGAAAACAAAGAGGACACCGAAGAAAAAGAGTATTTTTTTACATGGAAAACACTGAATACACCGAGAGCACAGAAAAAACTATACAACTAATAAACTTCCAATATAGCTCCAGCCCTCTCTACCCCTTTCACTGAAACACATAAATCAGCCACGGAATATAAAACAGAGCAATAAAAATGGATATAGAAACAATAGTAGCCGCAAACTCTCTATCCAAATTTTCCAAATTGGCAAAAATAAGAGTATTAAAACCAATAGGCAAAGCAGCACAAACAGTTACTACAGTTCTGGTTATTCCCTTAAACCCAAAAAGAGCAGATAGAACAATACCTATGCCCAAACCAATGCCCATTCTAATAAAAATGGCAATTGCCGCTTTTCCGATATTACAGCGTTTGGGATTAAAATAAAGTCCTAAGGCAATCATCATTAAAGGGACCATCGGTTGCCCCATAAAATTGAGAAAATTCAAAGCTAAAGCAGGCATCGGGACTTTAGTTAATTTCCAGGAAAAGGCAATTAACATAGCCCAAAGGGGAGGTAAACGCAAAAACTTTTTCCACTCAATTGCCGCTGTTTTGCTATTATTTCCATATTTTATGGCATTGTAATAGGTAAAGGTAAAAATCATAAAGGTATTGCCAATATCAAAAAGTGATGCTCTGGCAAGTCCTTCATTGCCAAAGGCAGCAAAGAAAAAAGGCAAGGCATAAGCAGTATTCATAATCATTGTTCCCACCAGGAAACTGCCGAAAGTGGTTTTTTCCATTTTCAAGTGTTTTCCTATAGTGCGGGAGATAATATACATCAGAAAGACAATAATAATGGCTGTAAATGGAATTAAAGCCATATCCGCTTTTAGCTGAATATTGGAAATAGCAATAATGGTTAAAGAAGGTAAACATACATTAAGCACAACCCTCAAAAGAACAGGCGCATCGTCTTTAGACAGAAGCTTTAGAAGTTTAAAGGCAATGCCTACAAAAAAAGCCAGAATAAGAGGAATTATCTTTTCAATAAAGGGATTCATTGCTCAGGAGGAAGATAAAAAGTGCGAAATAGCAGGTTAAATTGTTCTTCCAGGTCTTGATTATGTAGCTTATCTCTTTCGGTAATTTCTTTTCTTATTTGCCAGGAAGGGTCTTTTGCCAGTGTTTCTTGCAGTTGCCATTTATGCCTGAATTCTCTTCCCTCAAGTTTAACTAATGCCTCCCATTGTTGTTCCGTGAAACGAATTGCCAAACCTTTATCCCGCAGAAGCTTGGTATTTACTTTCAAAGGATAAATCTCAGTGATACGGATAATTTTCAGTATTTCAGAACGCGAAAAATATTTTTCTGCCTTTAGTTCTTGATAAACCACCATCTCGCGGTAAAATTTACGACCATTCACAGAAGACAGATGATTAACATCCAAGCCCTCTTTTTCTATCTGACTGATAGTTGTGTGATTGAAAGTATATATTGTTTTTTGGTAAACGGTCTGTTCAAACACATTCTGCACAATAAAAAGAGCTATAAAAGCAAAGAAAAAGGCAATAACTGGTGCAGCTATCCAAGCCAAAGATACCTTGCCTAATATATTGTAACGGATATTTTTACCCCCTTTTACCAAACCAATTCCAACAACCGCTCCCACGATAATTTGGGTGGAAGATACAGGAACTAAAGGAATGGGAGGTAAACCTATACTTAATAATAGGTTTTGCAAACCACGCGAAGCAAAAATAAAAAGGACAATTGCTTCTGCAGTTACAGCTATAAGTGCTGTTACCGGTGAAAGATGAAAAATATCTTTTCCTACAGTACGCATTACTTTATGCGAATAGGTGTAAATTCCGACAATTATAGAAATTGCACCCAAAATATAGAGTTGCTGGACACCCGAAAGAGTAAAACTGCCCAAATTAATATCTTTGAAAGGAGTTACCGGAACAAAAACTCCAACCACATTGGCTATGTTATTAGCACCCAAAGAAAAAGCACCAAAGGCACCGATTATAATTAATCCTAAACGAACATAAACATCTTGCTCTAAAAGATGAATTTTTCCTCTATTGATAACGGGTCTGATTAAATAAAAAAGCAAAGCGGCAATAATTCCGGAAAGCACAAAAGCAATTACCCAGCTGGAAACAATGGTAAGTAAATTACGAAAGTCAGTTAGCCGTCCCGAAAAAAAGTTCCAACCAATAATTGCACCTACAATGGTTTGAGAAGTTGAAACCGGAATTCCCGTTCGGACAATAGCAGTAATAGTTAAAGCAGCTGCCAGGGCAACTGTAAAAGCACCTCCTAAAGCATCAACACTTCCTAAACGACCTAAAGTTCCGGAAGGACCGCTACCTTCAAAAACAGCTCCTAAAAAGATAAAAATGGACGCAATTAAAGCCGCTGTTTTGAATTTCAGCATTCTGGTTTCTACAGCAGCACCAAAAATATTGCCGGTATCATTGGCTCCTAAAGACCAACCTAAAAAAAGACCGCTGAGCAGGTAAATAAAAATCATTTATAGTTGACGCTTGATAGCATAAATAGATAAACGATCACAAACAACCTGCGCATAATCCGAAATTTTTTCAATATGTATGGCAAAAAAACGCAGCTGACTTTTTTGGGAAAGTTCAATATCCAAATTGAATATTTCACGACGCAGGCGTTCACCTATATGATCCGCTTCGCGTTCAAAGAAATAGACCTTGTGAATGTAATTGTTTACAGCAGCTAAATCCCTAAAAAATGAACGAACTGCAAAAGAGAGCTGTTCAACGGCATTGCTTGATGCCTTAGTTGTTTGCATCCACAAATCATTTAAGCACTCTGGAATTTTTGGCATTTCAATGGAAAATTGAACCAGAGAGTCCTTTATATTATCAATAACCTCATCTGTATTTTCCAAAATAGCAAGAACATCACCTCTGTTTTCCGGAATTAGAGTTCGTTCATAAAGAAAGCGTTCAATGCTAACCCGTAAATCATCTGCCCGATGTTCATTTTCCCTGATTTGAGCCAAACGGGTTTCAAATTGTTCAATCCTGTTATTGAGGTAATCTTCCATTGCCAGTTCAAAAGTGGTAGCCGAATCACTTAAAATATCCAAAAAGGCATCTATCTGGGTTTCAATAAAGCGGGTTGTTTTTAAAATCAGAGCCATTTTCTCTCCTTGAGAGTTATAATTTTATTCCTTTTATCATTTTAACCAGAAAAAGAGATACTACTTTCTGTCAAGCGAAAAGGGAATTCAAGTTAATGGGTGAACAGGTTAACGGGTGAAACCCCAAGATAAATTAAGGGCAACCTGTAATATTTTTTCCTGTTGCAAAGACAATTATATTTTTCACTTACCTGGATTCCTGCTTCCTTGGGAATGACAACTGATTTATACCTATTTTTGCAATAATGACAAGGGTATGAATTCCTTTATAAACCTTCTTTTTCTATGGCAAAGAAAGAATTTGCCAACCCATTAGTTATCAAATGCATTGTATAAATTTATTTTAAAAATGATACAACTTCTTCTCGTAGTATAAATTGACCTCTCTACCTCAAGACCTTAGCGCAAAAAATGTTTCAACGCATTAACAAATGTCTCAACATCTTCCCTGCAGCTAATCGTTACCCTTAAACAATTTTGCAAACGGGGATGCGAACCTACATCGCGAACAGCAATATCGTTTGCCAAAAGATGATTAAAGAATTCAGGAGTCCGTTCTGCAAGAGAAAAAGTGAGGAAATTGGTAGCAGAAGGATAAACCTTTATCTCTTCTATTGTTTGCAAAGTTGCAAAAAGCTCTTCCCGCAATTGAATTGTCTGTTGCACTTGTGTTTTAAAGATATCCTGATTTTCCAGAATAGTGAGAGCAAATGCCTGGTTCAGAATAGAAGTATGAAAGGTAGTAAGAACTTTGGAAAGTTCATAAATGTTTTCCGCTGAAGAAATTGCATAGCCAAAACGCAATCCAGCAGAGGAAAATGCTTTGGAAAAAGAACGCACTAAAATCAAATTTGGATACTGCAATAAACTGCCTGCCAGAGTTTTACCCGAAAATTCAAAATAGGTCTCATCTACCAGCACAAGTTTATCAGGCAAAGCTTTAATTATTTGTAATAGTTGGCAATCGGGAAACAAATTGCCCGTAGGATTATTGGGATTGCATAATATAGCTAACTTACAATCCGGGTGACTGGCAAGTTCCAAATACTTTTCCGGGGAGAAACTGAAATCCTCATCCAAATCCAAAAATAGCATTTTCAGTCCTACCATAGCGCTAAAGGTTTTATAATCAAAATAGGAAGGTGCCAGGGAAACAGCAAAGGATTGATCATTTTCCCGCACTGCCAGAAAGATATGATAGAGAATATCATCAGCTCCATTTCCCCACAGGACATTTTCTTTTGTTAAGGAATTGCCAATGTAAGAAATTAGGGATAAATGCAGTTTTTCCGTTACAGGAGAGAGATAACGATTTAGTTCAATCTCTTCCATTTTGGCTAAAAATTGCTGTTTAATTGCCTGATAGGGATTTAGGCAACTTTCGTTCAGGCACATCATTCTTTTTTTAACGGGAACACTTATTTTAGAGGGCTTTTTGTCTTTCAAGTCACTGCGAAAATAGGACATAATTCTTTCTCCTTCTATCAATATTATAAGTTGAAATCGGGGAAAAGCAAAAGTGTCATTCTTATCCTGTTTCCACATTGAAAGTGCAGTTATCATTGAAAAAATATCCTTGATTCCTGCTTGTGCAGAAATGACAAGAGCATTTCATTCCAGCAATGATATTATTTAAAAAAAGCCACGGGAGGAGTACCCGTGGCTTTGTCTGTGTGTTGCTGAGGAGGGATTATTAGGGGCTTATTTTTCTCGCTCTATTGTTTGGGAGGTAATTTTTTTTCAGGCATACCGAAAGAACCGCATTCTCCGCATCCATCACAATTTTCTCTGCTCTGAGGTCTGAAGTCCTTAGCATTTTTACAGGGTGTTTGTTTATGCATAGCACCCTGAAAATGTGACATATTCTTTTTCAGGGTTGCCTTCTGTTCGGGGGTAAGTTCTTTCATTCTGGCAGCCAAAAAATCCACTTTAGCATCGGCTAAGACATTGCGTTTAGTGGCTATTTGTTTGTTTAAATCCTTTGCCTGCTTGTAGTTTTCATCTTTCAAAGCTTTCTGCAGGTCAATTTTTAAATTTTTAATTTCGGCGTTTAGGGTGTTTTTATTTTTCTCAAAACTTATTTTCAATTCTTCAAATTTTTTCTTTTGGGCATCGGTAAGTTTCAATTCCTCAAGGTATTTTCGCATCGGCATTTCGGGGTTCGGGGTTTTAATTTCTTCCGATTGCACCTTAGGATTAGAGCGATCTTTAGGGGCATCCGTTTGGGCAAGTAATGCACCGCAAACGAATATTAGGGCAAGGGTTAGGAATATAATTTTTTTCATCTGTTTCTCCTATTTTTAGGTATATTATCTCTGTTTAAGCGTTTTTTGGCAAATTCGGCACGGCGTTGGAAATGTTCCTGTGCTTCTTCTGCCGTTAAGGTCTTACGATAGGCAACCATTCTTTCCGCCAATCTTCTTTCCAGATTGTTTTGAGCCACCAGGGAAGAATCAATTAAGGCATTCACTTTTGCCATATCTACAGGGTCTTTTGCCAGTTCCAGCATCAGGGAATGTTTGATAGTTTCAAATTTATCCCTTAAATTCCTGATTTCTTCATCCCTTTCAAAAGGAGGAGGACCAAAATGGGGACGGGAACCTCGCATTTCTTCGTTTCTTACAGGTGGTTGAGGATGAGGGTGAAACCAGTGTAAATAAATGAAACTGCCGATAAAGGCAAGATTAAAACTCACCGAAATCAGCAGGATTATTATTAGCCAGCGTTTACTCACCCTGTTCTCCATTTTCCGCTATATTATCCAGAATTGTGTTTTCACCAAAACTGCCGTAAGCGATGGAAGTAAGAGTAAGGGATTCCGTTTTTTCCGGAATTATGTTGTTATAGCTAACTATACCGACTTTAACACCTGCCCATAAGCTTAAGATAATAGTGAGCATAGCGGTAACTGGGGCAAGTTTATAGCGACGGAAAAATCCCGGATTTTTTGCTTCCAGACGGTGCACCTTATCCATAATTTGTCCGTGAATCCAGGAAGGAAACTCTGGTTTTGGGAGGTGAGAAAGCATCAGATGCAGTTTTTGGGCATCTGCCAGAAAAACTTTGCAGGCAGGACATTTATCCAGATGGGATTGAAGTTTTGCCTGAAAGCGGATATCCAATTCGCCATCAAGTTCTTTTTCCAGATAGCGTTTGGCTTTACTGCATCTCATTTTTCTGCACCTTCTTATATTTTTTGCTTCCAATTACTATACCATTCAACTTTCTTTATCCTGCAAAATTTTTTTCCTTAATGTGCGTTTTGCTCTTACCAGCAAGGATTCAACCGCTTTTATACTGATTCCCAAAGTGGCAGAAATTTCCTTGTAGGACATTTTTTCGTAATATTGTAATTGAATTACGGCTGCCAAACGCGGAGGCAAAGCCGAGATTGCATTTTTTAGAACTGTGTAGTCCGTTTCGTTGGTGGTAGCCGTTTTTTCGGGAATACAATTAAATCTCTCCGGTTCCATATTTATATAATGTGCCTTCTGTTTTAGAAAGCTGAGGCATTTATTACGAGCAATTTTATAGGTATAAGCAAGAGCTGTGGCTTCATCTATGCGATCCAGATTTTTGTATACCGCTATAAATACGGTTTGGACGATATCCAAGGCATCCTGTTCATTAGCGCATAAAGTTAACACATAATTAAAGATGCGCTTTTCATTAGCCGTTAAAAATGCCTCAAAATGTTCTTTCTTCATACCTGTTTTTACTTATCATTGTATTTTTTGAATGTAAATTCCCTTATCATTCCTGGGCAACTAGGAATCCACATAAGGAAAAAAATATTTATGCATTTTAATATGGAATTTACATCATATCTTTAGTATGTTGTTTTTTTAACTTGCAAGAAATAAACCAAACCCGAAACAAAGCTTCAAGATGTAGCCGGAGAACGCTGATTCTCCGCATTTTTTGTAACCGTAACTTATCCAAATTTCGTATTATTTTCACGCAGAGGATTGGCTTCCTCCGTCTACACTTCCAAAACAAAACTTGACTAATTTCCCTCTTATCAGTTAGCAGTAACAACTAAGATGATTAATAAAAGCGTAGTTTTTCTTGCCCGCAAATACCTGAGCGGACGCAAAACCAGAGGCATCGGCAAAGCTCATTATCTTTGCCTGATTGGCATCACTTTAGGAGTTTTGTCTTTGCTTTGTGTAACTTCCGTGATGAATGGTTTCCGCTTTGATATTCGTAACCGGATTACAGGCACTTTTGCAGAAATTCGTATTTCGGCAAAAGGAGGGGAAACCATCAAAGGTTACTCTGCTATTTGTAACCAATTGCAAGATATGAAGTTCTCTGCCAGTCCCGTAATTCGGAATGAATTGTTGCTGAAATATGATTCTGTAGTTTTGCCTACGCTTTGTTTTGGTATTGAACCAAATAGGCATAAAAATGTCTCTTCCCTTTTGCAAAAACCGGATACCGGCAGCAAAGAAATCATTCAGGGTTTGCTTGTGGGAAATATTTCTCCGGAAGAATTTTCCGCTTCAGGCATTGCTTTAGGGGCAGGGCTGGCTTCACAATTGGGTGTTTATTTGGGAGATGAAATTCAAGTGCTATCACCAATGTTCAATGTTCCAACTGCATTTGGAATGATTCCGCGCATCCGTTTTCTGAAAGTGCAGGCAATTTTTGCTGCTGGAATGCCTGAATATGACCAAAATTTCAGCTTTATGGGCATTGATAACGCTGTCTTTTTTGCTTCTTATTCCCCTGGCGAGGCAGATTATATTGAGGTTAAACCCTTTTCCCAAATGCGCAAAAATCAGCCACTGAAGACCCTGAAAAAGGCATTTCCGGACTTTCAGATTGAGGATTGGAGCAGTTTTGATCCCAATCTTTATTCTGCCATCCGCTTTGAGAAATTCCTGATGTTTGTGATTATGCTCTTTATGTTTATCATTGCCAGCTTTAACCTGACCGGCAATCTGCTGAAAACGATTTCCCAAAAGAAACGCGAATTGGGCTTGCTAAAAGCTTTAGGACTGACCGATAAAGACCTACAAAGCTTATTTTTACTGCAGGCACTTTTTTTGTGTTCCGCGGGAATTATTCTGGGCTTAACTTTGGGCTCGCTTTTACTGCTCATACAAAAATATACGGGAATTGTAAAACTGGGTTTGGGAGGAGGAAATTCCATAATTTTACCCGTGAAATTTGCTTTTACAGATTACCTTTTGATTACTGTTGTTGCCTATTTAATCACTATTTTAAGCGTGCTACTACCTCTCAAACGCCTAAACAAAATAAACGCTGTAGAACTAATTAAACGCGCCGTTTAGAAACTTCTTTCTTGCACATATATTGTTTTTCAGATTCCCTTATGCTTCCCATATCGCGATATGGGAAGCATAAGGGAATGATATGGGAAGCGTAAAATTACTGTGGTGTCCTAAATAAGTTGACACAAAATACAGTAAAGGAGATATTGAAATGAAGACAAAAAACGAGGACAAACGGAAGCGCACAAACTATAGTGTAGCTTTCAAAATGCAAGTGGTGGAAGAGGTCGAAAACGGTCTGATAAGTGCGGAAGGAGCCCGTAAGCTATATGGGATCCCCGGAAAAGATTCTATCCCATCTTGGATAGAGAAATATGGTATAAACAACAGAATTAACAAGGCGGTATACGTTATGACACAAAAAGAAGAACTCGAATTAGTGGTATTCCGTAAGGAAAACAAACGCTTGAAGAAAGCACTTGATGACAGCCATGTACAAGTGTTGGCATGGGAATCATTAGTTGAGATAGCTGAAGAAGAGCTTCATGTTAACTTAAAAAAAAAGTTTGGTTCCCAGCTTGCCAAGAAGCTCGAAGAAAAGCTGACACAATCGGATTAAATACAAGCATGGAAGCAATTTGTATGACCTTTGGATACTCTCGCCAGGCCTATTACAAGCATAAACAGTTGGAGGAATTTCGGACTAAGCGCGATCAGAATGTGCTTGCAGAAGTTCGGAATATCCGCCATAAACAGCCCAAGGTGGGAGTCAGAAAGTTGCATATAATGCTGAATAATCTTGAGCAATCAGAGTTGAAGATAAGTCGGGATCAGTTATTCGCACTGCTGGCAAGGAATGATATGCTGGTTAAGCAAAAGAAAAAGTTTACCCGCACTTCCCGCCCAGATAAAAAGGCCTCCGTATTTCCTAATCTGTTGGATATGAAAACGATAGACAAGAAGAATCAGGCATGGGTGGTGGATATTACCTATCTCAATACCTGTTATGGTTTTGCCTATCTATACCTAATAACTGATAGGTATTCGCGTAAGATTATCAGCTTTGTTGTTGCCAACAGATTGCATGCAAAATATGCGTGTAAAGCTCTTCAAAAGGCAATTAGTACCGTAGATGATCCTGCTGGGATTATTCATCATTCCGATCATGGAAGCCAGTATTGCAGCGAGGAATACCAAAAAATATTGAATAGCAATAAGATACTATGTAGCATGACAGGCATAGCTCATTGTTATGATAACGCTGTGGCAGAACGTATTAATGGCATCTTAAAACAAGAATTTGGCTTAGGGAGGACTTTGCAATCTGTAAAAGTAGCTCAGGAATTAGCTTCAGATGCAATCTACATCTACAATAATAACCGATTGCATAGCGCTCTGATGTATAAGACGCCTTGCGAGGTGCACGATGCACTCTAAATTAAGCAAAAACGACGAGCACCCTTCTTGCGTGCACGTCGTCGTTTTTGCGTCTATAACATGTCAACTATTTCAGGACTTGACATACCATAAAGTAAGCAAAAAATGTTATTGCTGTATAATTCTTTTCTAAAATAGATAATGGAACTTTTTTTATTTTGTCTTCTTTTCGCCGGGTTGAAACCCGTCGTTAATAGCTGTCTTTCCTACGGAAATAATAATGTTTCACTATAATATTTATATTGCTTATCTGGATTTTTATAGAATATATTCAGTACCCTTTATTCAGTTTTTAGGTGCAACGATCTTTATTTATAAATTACTATATTATTTGAAGTTAATCCGAATTTAATACCCCATTTTTTCTCAACTGTATTATTTTGGTTTATCCTGCCTTCCGGAATTGTAAAATTGAATTTTATTCAGTGTTTATTGTGTTTCCATGGTTTAGAAATATTACTCTTGTTGCAGGCGTTCCTTTTCTTTGCGGATATCATCTATAACCTCCGGATTTTGAATAACTTTCTTTTTCCCTTCAGTTACAGAAATAATATAGAAGACTTTTCCTCCATATTTGGCAGTAAATTTTTCGTGTGTCTTTTTTTGAAATTCCAATTCATTGATAATTTGCGGAATATAGGCATAACCAGCCGGTTTAATTTGCAATCCGATATACTTTTCTTTCACTTTAATGAAAAAGTCAACATTATAACCTCTATCCCATTCATCCGGTGCGGGCTCAATTTTAACTCCCAATTCATTTTGCAACTGACCGTAAATTGTCTGAATTTCGGACTGGTAACCATCATAAGTTCTGTTAATAACCAAATTGATAATAAAATTAATACAGTCCTCTTCGGTTATGCTTTCTATTTCTGCTGTACAAACTTCCGTTATTTTTATATAAAGTCGTCTGCCTAATTCTTCCAAATGCTCTTTAGGATAAGCATTTTTAAAATAATAGGTCTTCCATTCCTCCAAGGTTTTCGGTGAAAGCTTTCTTATCATTTCTGCCACAGGACCAACCTTATTTTTTTTTGTAAGTCCCCATCTCATATTTGCCTGATTTATTATCCATTCTTTTGGCATTAGTCCTCTCCTTTATAAGACAAAAATCGAACTTTATATTTATAATCTGTGCTAGTATCAACATCGGCTAAGCCATTTTTAATCAAGTGTGCATTAATAAAGGTTTTGTTCCATAAATAGAGATAGCACAGTAGATTATTATTTTCATCATACTTTATATTGTCATAGTTTAAGAATACTCTTTGTCCACTGGTTTTTTCTCTTAGGAAACTAATTGCTTCGCTAGTTTTTTTAGGTATTTCTTTAATCCCTAGTAATCTGATTTTTAATTTATTGTTTAGAACTAATATTTCTGGTGAGATAACATCTTCCACAGTATAATATGAAACTCTTTCGGTATTTGAATTATCAATTTTTGAGCCAAACTTTAATTTTCGGGGATCAATTTTTTTATCAAATTTTATAGGATCTTTGAAGATGTAGGGTAATTTACTTATT
Protein-coding regions in this window:
- a CDS encoding IS3 family transposase; the protein is MTFGYSRQAYYKHKQLEEFRTKRDQNVLAEVRNIRHKQPKVGVRKLHIMLNNLEQSELKISRDQLFALLARNDMLVKQKKKFTRTSRPDKKASVFPNLLDMKTIDKKNQAWVVDITYLNTCYGFAYLYLITDRYSRKIISFVVANRLHAKYACKALQKAISTVDDPAGIIHHSDHGSQYCSEEYQKILNSNKILCSMTGIAHCYDNAVAERINGILKQEFGLGRTLQSVKVAQELASDAIYIYNNNRLHSALMYKTPCEVHDAL
- a CDS encoding MjaI family restriction endonuclease — encoded protein: MPKEWIINQANMRWGLTKKNKVGPVAEMIRKLSPKTLEEWKTYYFKNAYPKEHLEELGRRLYIKITEVCTAEIESITEEDCINFIINLVINRTYDGYQSEIQTIYGQLQNELGVKIEPAPDEWDRGYNVDFFIKVKEKYIGLQIKPAGYAYIPQIINELEFQKKTHEKFTAKYGGKVFYIISVTEGKKKVIQNPEVIDDIRKEKERLQQE
- a CDS encoding RNA polymerase sigma factor is translated as MKKEHFEAFLTANEKRIFNYVLTLCANEQDALDIVQTVFIAVYKNLDRIDEATALAYTYKIARNKCLSFLKQKAHYINMEPERFNCIPEKTATTNETDYTVLKNAISALPPRLAAVIQLQYYEKMSYKEISATLGISIKAVESLLVRAKRTLRKKILQDKES
- a CDS encoding zf-HC2 domain-containing protein, coding for MRCSKAKRYLEKELDGELDIRFQAKLQSHLDKCPACKVFLADAQKLHLMLSHLPKPEFPSWIHGQIMDKVHRLEAKNPGFFRRYKLAPVTAMLTIILSLWAGVKVGIVSYNNIIPEKTESLTLTSIAYGSFGENTILDNIAENGEQGE
- a CDS encoding FtsX-like permease family protein, coding for MINKSVVFLARKYLSGRKTRGIGKAHYLCLIGITLGVLSLLCVTSVMNGFRFDIRNRITGTFAEIRISAKGGETIKGYSAICNQLQDMKFSASPVIRNELLLKYDSVVLPTLCFGIEPNRHKNVSSLLQKPDTGSKEIIQGLLVGNISPEEFSASGIALGAGLASQLGVYLGDEIQVLSPMFNVPTAFGMIPRIRFLKVQAIFAAGMPEYDQNFSFMGIDNAVFFASYSPGEADYIEVKPFSQMRKNQPLKTLKKAFPDFQIEDWSSFDPNLYSAIRFEKFLMFVIMLFMFIIASFNLTGNLLKTISQKKRELGLLKALGLTDKDLQSLFLLQALFLCSAGIILGLTLGSLLLLIQKYTGIVKLGLGGGNSIILPVKFAFTDYLLITVVAYLITILSVLLPLKRLNKINAVELIKRAV